Proteins encoded together in one Hydrogenispora ethanolica window:
- a CDS encoding NUDIX hydrolase: MVFVGDRLLILRRKNGVWLFPKGHIDPGETAAQAAVREVKEESGLTARILEKLAETAYNFTEDGREHYKTVEWFVMEALTEEIVPEADLFTAGQTITQTELDRLTFANDRELAVKAFQAIVRIQLKEKGADKT, from the coding sequence TTGGTTTTCGTTGGCGATCGCTTGTTGATCTTGCGGCGGAAAAACGGTGTCTGGCTCTTCCCCAAAGGGCATATCGATCCCGGGGAGACGGCCGCCCAGGCGGCAGTGCGGGAAGTGAAAGAAGAGTCGGGCCTCACGGCCCGGATCTTGGAAAAGCTGGCGGAGACGGCTTACAATTTTACCGAGGACGGCCGGGAACATTATAAAACCGTGGAATGGTTTGTAATGGAGGCGTTGACGGAGGAGATCGTTCCCGAAGCGGATCTGTTTACCGCGGGCCAAACCATTACCCAAACCGAGTTGGACCGGCTGACTTTCGCGAACGACCGGGAGTTGGCCGTGAAAGCTTTTCAAGCGATAGTAAGAATTCAATTGAAAGAGAAAGGAGCAGATAAGACGTGA
- a CDS encoding SWIM zinc finger family protein, with the protein MDWSSFSKTDLELLTTPEILNRGLTYLGAGHVLQTFRFGTVLAGKIAGTAAFYKARLWLSEGGPRGECSCPYGGFCKHLAALALAWLEAPERFVDLRPRLDDLLEHRERAALFLTRLATLDPAGFAEFWPDRDASPAFAESRALMNLVRTAFSYPQFTMDGARQLWAKLEHLSGLIGERLRAGDSEALGPLLELLDGMIATLKTGKYPVLEAGFRELLQLVAELAPTLSAIAGLALVRRLFGYSCDPELWEYQDALRAAIRAYLGQNGQAAAFLPELAGAAVAGDFLRLVAVYELLATCPDEPGYRELHHRVAGELQGMESGRLWLIDRLLEGDPDQAFRIARAGLREAGDGPSRMAFRERLIRIHLARGEPKQAAVLSFAQFGEAPDYHEYLRLKMILEPLPGAWADAWRRLAKFLAERGMTELLMQCAAHEGDAALLTEHWTGLSNDPDLALKLAEEFSAAFRAELSIFYPPLFRVLADRGEPLAWKAAIRILGLYKKHCLASGQEDQWRTFRDSIVAEYPNDRRFSKGGVFS; encoded by the coding sequence ATGGATTGGTCAAGTTTTTCAAAAACCGATCTGGAATTGTTGACAACTCCGGAAATCCTCAACCGGGGTTTGACTTACCTGGGGGCCGGGCACGTGCTGCAGACCTTCCGCTTCGGAACGGTGCTGGCGGGTAAGATTGCCGGGACCGCCGCGTTCTATAAAGCCAGGCTCTGGCTGTCGGAGGGCGGGCCGCGCGGTGAATGCAGCTGTCCCTACGGCGGATTTTGCAAGCATTTGGCGGCCCTGGCCCTGGCTTGGCTGGAGGCGCCGGAACGTTTCGTCGATCTGCGGCCGCGTTTGGACGACCTGCTGGAACATAGGGAACGGGCGGCGCTGTTTCTGACGCGGCTGGCTACCCTCGATCCGGCCGGTTTCGCCGAATTCTGGCCCGACCGGGACGCTTCTCCGGCCTTCGCGGAAAGCCGCGCCTTGATGAACTTGGTCCGGACGGCCTTCAGTTATCCACAGTTTACGATGGATGGAGCGCGGCAGTTATGGGCCAAGTTGGAGCATCTCAGCGGATTGATCGGCGAGCGGCTCCGGGCCGGGGATTCCGAGGCGCTCGGGCCATTGCTTGAGTTGTTGGACGGAATGATCGCGACCCTCAAAACCGGCAAGTATCCTGTCTTAGAAGCCGGTTTCCGGGAGCTGTTGCAGTTGGTGGCCGAACTGGCACCCACCCTATCGGCTATTGCCGGCCTGGCGCTAGTCCGCCGCTTATTTGGTTATTCCTGTGATCCGGAACTCTGGGAGTACCAGGATGCACTACGGGCGGCGATTCGGGCCTATCTAGGCCAAAATGGTCAAGCCGCGGCCTTTTTACCCGAATTGGCCGGTGCAGCCGTGGCCGGCGATTTTTTGCGATTGGTTGCAGTTTACGAGCTGTTGGCTACCTGCCCCGATGAACCGGGCTATCGTGAACTGCATCATCGAGTGGCCGGGGAGCTTCAGGGGATGGAATCCGGCCGGCTTTGGCTGATTGACCGGTTGCTGGAGGGCGATCCCGATCAGGCATTCCGGATCGCGAGGGCCGGCTTGCGGGAAGCCGGGGACGGACCGAGCCGGATGGCTTTCCGGGAACGGCTCATCCGGATTCATCTCGCAAGGGGCGAGCCAAAACAGGCGGCCGTTTTAAGCTTTGCCCAGTTTGGCGAGGCGCCGGATTACCATGAGTACCTCCGGCTGAAAATGATCCTGGAACCTCTGCCCGGAGCATGGGCCGATGCTTGGCGACGCCTCGCCAAATTCTTAGCGGAGCGGGGGATGACGGAGCTTTTGATGCAATGCGCCGCTCATGAAGGAGATGCCGCTTTGCTGACCGAGCACTGGACGGGACTGTCGAATGACCCGGACCTGGCGCTGAAGCTGGCAGAAGAATTTAGCGCGGCATTCCGGGCCGAGTTGAGTATATTCTATCCGCCCCTGTTCCGGGTGTTGGCGGATCGCGGCGAGCCGCTGGCTTGGAAAGCCGCCATCCGAATCCTGGGCCTGTATAAGAAACATTGCCTCGCAAGCGGTCAGGAGGATCAATGGCGGACGTTCCGGGATAGCATTGTCGCCGAATACCCCAACGACCGCCGCTTCAGCAAGGGCGGGGTTTTTTCCTAG
- a CDS encoding branched-chain amino acid ABC transporter permease, whose translation MMNKRVKNSAILLGISILILAAVAVFIRTGVIDEYTAQILTNAGINVIIALSLNLITGFTGLLSLGQAGFMAIGAYTTAVLVMQLHLPMVVAIPAGGAVTAFFGFLIGFPTLRMRGDYLAIVTLGFGEIIRVVMINLDKITGGAAGLKGIPPFSEDFTWGPIISFAWVYIFMVLIIAVISNLINSSPGRAIVAIREDEIAANSMGINVFYYKMYAFTMSAFFAGIGGGLYALFFGYLNPTMFNFLKSADFLVIVVLGGMGSITGTVITGFILTYLQEFLRILQDYRLVIYPLILILMMLFRPAGIMGTKELSFVKLFTRKTRVKGGVSQ comes from the coding sequence ATGATGAATAAACGGGTTAAAAATTCAGCCATTTTACTCGGTATTTCAATATTAATCCTGGCGGCAGTCGCGGTATTCATCCGTACCGGAGTGATTGACGAATATACCGCCCAGATTCTGACCAACGCCGGAATCAATGTCATTATCGCCTTAAGTTTGAACCTGATCACCGGATTCACCGGGTTGTTGTCATTGGGCCAGGCGGGCTTCATGGCGATTGGGGCGTATACCACCGCCGTCCTGGTGATGCAGCTTCATTTGCCGATGGTGGTCGCCATCCCCGCGGGAGGAGCGGTTACCGCGTTTTTCGGTTTTTTAATCGGCTTCCCGACCTTACGGATGCGTGGCGATTATCTGGCCATTGTGACTTTAGGATTTGGCGAGATTATCCGGGTGGTCATGATCAATTTAGACAAGATTACTGGTGGAGCCGCCGGTTTAAAGGGAATCCCGCCCTTCTCCGAGGATTTCACCTGGGGACCGATTATTTCCTTCGCTTGGGTATACATCTTTATGGTGCTGATCATCGCGGTAATCAGCAACTTGATCAACTCCTCGCCGGGCCGGGCGATCGTCGCGATTCGCGAGGATGAGATCGCCGCTAATTCCATGGGAATCAATGTATTTTATTATAAAATGTATGCCTTTACGATGTCGGCGTTCTTTGCCGGGATCGGCGGCGGGTTGTACGCGCTCTTTTTTGGCTATTTAAATCCGACGATGTTCAATTTCTTAAAGTCCGCCGATTTTCTAGTGATCGTCGTATTGGGCGGCATGGGAAGCATCACCGGCACTGTGATTACTGGGTTCATCCTCACCTATCTACAAGAATTTCTGCGGATTCTCCAGGACTACCGCTTGGTCATCTACCCGTTAATATTAATTCTGATGATGCTGTTCCGTCCTGCGGGAATTATGGGAACCAAAGAATTGTCATTCGTAAAACTGTTTACGCGGAAGACCCGGGTTAAAGGTGGTGTGAGTCAATGA
- a CDS encoding flavin reductase family protein: MKQLQQVLFRVPCGLFVVSAIRDGHPNDMINNTVFQITDSPLQLLLGMDKRHLTTEYIEAGGAFAVHFLPPDGLSLVKRFGFKPGRETAKFDGLAWRPGPSTN; the protein is encoded by the coding sequence GTGAAACAACTGCAACAAGTGCTCTTCCGGGTGCCCTGTGGCCTCTTCGTGGTCAGCGCGATCCGGGACGGGCATCCCAATGACATGATCAACAACACCGTCTTCCAGATTACCGATTCCCCACTGCAGTTGCTGCTGGGTATGGACAAGCGGCACCTGACGACGGAGTATATCGAGGCCGGCGGCGCCTTTGCAGTTCATTTTTTGCCCCCGGACGGGCTGTCGCTGGTGAAACGGTTCGGTTTCAAGCCGGGCCGGGAAACAGCCAAATTCGACGGTCTGGCCTGGCGGCCGGGGCCATCGACGAACTGA
- a CDS encoding HPr family phosphocarrier protein, which yields MVQVQVELKNESGLHARPASLFVKKAAQYQSEIQVLKAGKPFNGKSLLSVLAMGAYCGDQITIQAKGSDEGEAVADLQRFIENEL from the coding sequence ATGGTTCAAGTCCAAGTCGAACTGAAAAATGAATCCGGCCTTCACGCCAGGCCGGCCAGTCTTTTTGTGAAAAAAGCCGCCCAATATCAGTCGGAGATTCAAGTGCTAAAAGCCGGGAAACCTTTTAACGGAAAAAGCCTATTGTCAGTACTGGCCATGGGCGCGTATTGCGGCGATCAGATCACCATTCAAGCCAAAGGCAGCGACGAAGGGGAAGCCGTCGCCGACTTGCAACGCTTTATCGAGAATGAATTGTAA
- the tsaD gene encoding tRNA (adenosine(37)-N6)-threonylcarbamoyltransferase complex transferase subunit TsaD — MKPFITLGIESSCDETSVAVIADGTVIRSNIISSQLEQHAKFGGVVPEIAARCHLEAVLPIYRLALAEAGITLEEVDLIAATYGPGLIGSLLVGLSFAKGLALAKKIPFIGVNHIEGHIYANILERPEVKPPLVCLTVSGGHTDLLYLEKWGSYRILGRTRDDAAGEAFDKVARVLGLGYPGGPQIDRIAREAADDLEFVQPKGFGGNYDFSFSGLKTAVINYLHRQKQLGEAVDSARVAASFQRQAVAQLTSRLFKAVDDLGVRTILLSGGVAANSKLRQVCLAEAERRGIRCLYPPLTLCTDNAAMIAAAGYFRFQSEGPSDLEITAQPDLCL; from the coding sequence ATGAAACCATTCATTACATTAGGAATCGAATCATCGTGCGATGAGACCTCGGTGGCGGTGATCGCCGACGGCACCGTCATCCGCAGCAATATCATCTCGTCCCAGCTGGAACAGCACGCCAAATTCGGCGGGGTGGTCCCGGAGATTGCCGCCCGTTGCCATTTGGAGGCGGTGCTCCCTATTTACCGGCTGGCGCTCGCCGAAGCGGGAATCACCCTGGAGGAGGTCGACCTAATCGCCGCCACCTATGGGCCGGGATTAATCGGCAGTCTGCTGGTAGGGCTCTCTTTTGCCAAGGGCTTGGCCCTGGCGAAAAAGATTCCGTTCATCGGGGTTAATCATATTGAAGGGCACATCTACGCCAATATTTTGGAACGGCCGGAGGTCAAGCCGCCGCTGGTTTGCCTGACAGTCTCGGGAGGGCATACCGATCTGTTGTACCTGGAGAAGTGGGGCAGTTACCGGATACTGGGCCGGACCCGGGATGACGCCGCCGGAGAGGCCTTTGATAAAGTAGCCCGGGTATTGGGTCTTGGTTATCCGGGCGGACCCCAGATCGACCGGATCGCCCGGGAAGCGGCCGATGATCTGGAATTTGTCCAGCCCAAGGGATTCGGCGGCAACTACGACTTCTCTTTCAGCGGTCTCAAGACCGCAGTCATTAACTATTTGCACCGCCAGAAACAATTGGGAGAGGCGGTGGACTCCGCCCGGGTGGCCGCCAGTTTTCAGCGGCAGGCCGTCGCCCAGCTGACCTCGCGCCTGTTTAAGGCGGTCGACGATCTGGGGGTCCGGACCATTCTGCTTTCGGGGGGAGTGGCGGCCAATTCCAAGTTGCGCCAGGTCTGTCTGGCCGAGGCCGAACGGCGCGGCATTCGCTGCCTCTATCCGCCGCTGACGCTCTGTACCGACAATGCGGCAATGATCGCCGCCGCCGGATATTTCCGGTTTCAGTCCGAAGGTCCGTCCGATCTGGAAATTACGGCTCAGCCGGACCTCTGTTTATAA
- a CDS encoding ABC transporter substrate-binding protein: protein MRKSKVLALTAVCLLIVSMMFTVAQGAGKTIKLGTIQPISGQVSAYGTQTRDAILMAVEEINAKGGVLGRKIEMAVEDDEASPDKAKNAIMKLVARDKVIAVIGALTSKCSLAITKYAQEKKIVMISPTSTNDTVTDAGDYIFRACYNDSFQGEVVAQFSYETLKAKRAAILYDITNDYSKGLTTNFSSKFKALGGQIVASESYSTNDKDFNAQLTKIKATKPDVLFIPDYYSTISLIAKQVRSQGLTIPMVGADGWDEITNNAGDEVLDCYYSNHYSPDANDPEVKAFVKKYEAKYKITPNALAALGYDATYILAQAIQRAKSIDPAKIKVAMMKTNRKYVTGHIKFNSKRNPVKSAVMLKVVKGKDGKLATQYAGTVNP, encoded by the coding sequence GTGAGAAAAAGTAAGGTTTTAGCCTTGACTGCGGTTTGCTTACTGATTGTCTCCATGATGTTCACAGTGGCTCAGGGTGCTGGCAAAACCATTAAGCTGGGAACCATCCAACCGATCAGCGGCCAGGTTTCCGCTTACGGCACCCAGACCCGGGATGCGATTTTAATGGCGGTGGAAGAGATTAACGCCAAAGGCGGCGTCTTGGGCCGGAAGATTGAAATGGCCGTGGAAGATGATGAAGCCAGCCCGGATAAAGCGAAGAACGCCATCATGAAGCTGGTCGCGCGCGATAAAGTGATCGCGGTCATCGGCGCCTTGACCAGCAAATGCTCATTGGCCATCACCAAATACGCTCAAGAGAAAAAAATTGTCATGATCTCCCCTACGTCAACCAATGACACGGTAACCGATGCCGGTGATTATATCTTTAGAGCTTGTTACAACGACTCTTTCCAGGGCGAAGTCGTGGCCCAGTTCTCCTATGAAACGTTGAAAGCGAAGAGAGCCGCGATTCTCTATGATATCACCAATGATTATTCCAAGGGATTAACCACCAACTTCAGCAGCAAATTCAAGGCTTTAGGCGGTCAAATTGTCGCTTCCGAATCTTACAGCACCAATGATAAAGACTTCAACGCTCAATTGACCAAGATCAAAGCGACCAAACCTGACGTGCTCTTTATCCCCGATTATTACAGCACCATTTCGCTCATTGCCAAACAAGTCCGGAGCCAAGGTTTGACCATTCCGATGGTCGGCGCCGACGGCTGGGATGAGATCACCAATAACGCCGGCGATGAAGTGTTGGATTGCTATTATAGCAACCACTACTCTCCGGATGCCAACGACCCCGAAGTCAAAGCTTTTGTAAAGAAATATGAAGCCAAATACAAGATCACCCCGAACGCCTTGGCTGCTCTGGGTTACGACGCCACCTATATCCTGGCTCAAGCCATTCAAAGAGCCAAATCGATCGATCCGGCCAAGATTAAAGTGGCTATGATGAAGACCAACCGGAAGTACGTCACCGGACATATCAAGTTCAACAGCAAGCGGAATCCGGTAAAATCTGCGGTTATGCTGAAAGTCGTCAAAGGCAAGGACGGCAAATTGGCTACGCAATATGCGGGTACCGTTAATCCGTAA
- a CDS encoding glutathione S-transferase N-terminal domain-containing protein — MFQMVGADWCDKCRKAKRVLQEKGLWEQIEYIDYDTPAGKKLAAQLGAEHIPFFVDQGELVEYVGQILHKLTEANLKKSLGLGGGEVFQ, encoded by the coding sequence ATGTTTCAGATGGTCGGCGCCGATTGGTGCGATAAATGTCGGAAGGCAAAACGGGTCCTTCAAGAGAAGGGCTTATGGGAACAGATTGAATATATCGATTACGATACGCCAGCGGGGAAAAAATTGGCCGCCCAGCTGGGGGCGGAACACATTCCTTTCTTTGTGGACCAGGGCGAACTGGTCGAGTATGTGGGGCAAATTTTGCATAAATTAACCGAAGCCAACTTGAAAAAGTCTCTCGGGCTCGGAGGAGGGGAAGTCTTCCAGTGA
- a CDS encoding branched-chain amino acid ABC transporter permease, whose translation MGLLQEVFQQLVNGLALGSIYALIALGYTMVYGIAKLINFAHGDILMLGAFAGFFVLITASAATPILYIVSFVVAMAICAAIGVIMEKTCYKPLRNAPRMNALITAIGLSFFLENGARVFPPIGPNPKQFPTLANVNFNLFGVNISQVQIIVFIVSIGLMVLLNYIVNYTKVGKAMRAVSFDRGAAYLMGINVNRIISFTFAIGSALAAAAGILFSTAYPQVEPYMGIMPGIKAFVAAVLGGIGSIPGAMIGGFILGVAETLTKGFISSQLADAIAFGILIVILIVKPTGILGANVSEKV comes from the coding sequence ATGGGACTCCTCCAAGAAGTGTTTCAACAGCTGGTTAATGGCTTGGCGTTAGGAAGCATCTATGCCTTGATTGCGTTAGGATATACTATGGTTTATGGTATTGCGAAGTTAATCAATTTCGCCCATGGCGACATCCTGATGCTGGGCGCTTTTGCCGGATTCTTCGTCCTTATTACTGCATCCGCCGCGACTCCTATTCTTTATATCGTGTCGTTCGTTGTGGCCATGGCGATTTGTGCCGCCATCGGCGTAATCATGGAAAAGACTTGTTACAAACCTTTGCGAAATGCGCCCCGCATGAATGCGCTGATTACTGCGATTGGTCTCTCTTTCTTTCTTGAGAACGGCGCCCGGGTGTTTCCGCCGATTGGCCCGAACCCGAAACAGTTCCCGACTTTGGCCAATGTCAATTTTAATTTGTTCGGCGTGAATATCAGCCAAGTTCAGATCATTGTATTCATTGTCTCAATCGGATTGATGGTTTTACTGAATTATATTGTAAATTATACGAAAGTCGGAAAAGCAATGCGGGCGGTCTCCTTCGATCGGGGGGCCGCGTATTTGATGGGAATCAACGTGAATCGGATCATTTCATTCACTTTTGCCATCGGTTCGGCGTTGGCGGCCGCGGCCGGAATCCTGTTTTCCACCGCTTACCCCCAAGTGGAACCGTACATGGGTATCATGCCGGGAATTAAGGCGTTTGTGGCGGCGGTTCTCGGCGGAATCGGCAGTATCCCCGGAGCGATGATTGGCGGATTTATTCTGGGGGTCGCCGAGACGTTGACCAAAGGGTTTATCTCTTCTCAACTGGCGGATGCCATCGCTTTCGGAATATTAATCGTCATTTTGATCGTCAAGCCGACGGGAATTCTCGGGGCCAATGTCAGTGAGAAGGTGTAG
- a CDS encoding phosphopentomutase, which produces MKQRVILLVIDSLGVGCMEDVERDRPQDRGANTFYHILDQAETIAIPNLEWLGVNRIVNHPRFATPPEVRAAYGRMKLAHFGADSYAGHQEIMGTRPQKPFIAPFKSVIHRVRTALEAGGYQVELPDPARPYLVVNGGVVVADNIETDYGQIYNVTAPLDRIPFEEVLRIGRLVRANVAVNRVIALGGAQVAPERILASIEERSDGLIGVNCPKSGVYQVGYQCRHLGHGVDPARQVASILTAAGFPVTLIGKMQDVIECVGAHKVPAVPTGLVMETMLQEMGRVDEGLIAATVQETDLAGHAQNVGRYAAKIMEVDRALGDILARMTETDLLLLTADHGNDPTIGHSQHTREQTLLLAYGKNLSGMALGLRETLSDIAATIAEYFGVAPPENGTGFYRAMKKWSVSQPRKECC; this is translated from the coding sequence ATGAAACAGCGCGTGATATTATTGGTAATCGACAGCCTCGGAGTCGGATGCATGGAGGATGTAGAGCGGGACCGCCCTCAGGACCGGGGCGCCAATACTTTTTATCATATCCTGGATCAGGCGGAGACGATCGCCATCCCCAATCTGGAGTGGCTGGGCGTCAATCGCATTGTGAACCACCCCCGGTTCGCCACGCCGCCGGAGGTCCGGGCGGCTTACGGCCGGATGAAGTTGGCCCATTTTGGCGCCGACAGCTACGCGGGACATCAGGAGATCATGGGGACGCGGCCCCAAAAGCCTTTTATCGCCCCTTTCAAGAGCGTGATTCACCGGGTCCGGACGGCGTTGGAAGCGGGCGGCTACCAAGTGGAACTGCCCGACCCGGCCCGCCCTTACCTGGTCGTGAACGGCGGGGTGGTGGTGGCCGACAACATCGAGACGGATTACGGCCAGATTTATAACGTCACCGCGCCGCTGGACCGGATCCCTTTTGAAGAAGTGTTGCGGATCGGCCGGCTGGTCCGGGCGAACGTGGCGGTTAACCGGGTGATTGCGCTCGGCGGCGCTCAAGTGGCGCCGGAGCGGATTCTGGCCAGTATTGAAGAGCGGAGCGACGGCCTGATCGGAGTGAATTGTCCCAAGTCCGGCGTATATCAAGTGGGTTACCAATGCCGCCACTTGGGCCACGGCGTCGATCCGGCCCGCCAGGTCGCCAGTATTTTGACAGCGGCCGGCTTTCCGGTCACCCTCATCGGCAAGATGCAGGACGTCATCGAATGTGTGGGAGCCCATAAAGTTCCGGCGGTCCCCACCGGGCTGGTCATGGAAACGATGCTTCAGGAGATGGGCAGAGTGGACGAGGGACTGATCGCCGCGACCGTGCAGGAGACCGATCTGGCGGGCCATGCCCAGAACGTGGGACGGTATGCCGCCAAAATTATGGAGGTGGACCGGGCGCTCGGGGACATTTTGGCACGAATGACCGAAACCGATCTGTTACTGCTCACGGCCGATCATGGCAATGATCCCACCATCGGCCACAGCCAACACACCCGGGAGCAGACGTTGCTGCTAGCTTACGGAAAGAACCTATCCGGCATGGCGTTGGGCCTCCGGGAGACGCTATCGGATATCGCGGCCACCATCGCCGAATATTTCGGAGTGGCCCCCCCGGAAAACGGCACCGGGTTTTACCGCGCCATGAAGAAATGGTCGGTTTCTCAGCCCCGGAAAGAATGTTGCTGA
- the thrS gene encoding threonine--tRNA ligase, translating to MKVIFPDQSSREYPDGTTPRAIAESISGRLAKEVIAAQVDDTLVDLSQPLDGEVHLKLIKPEDPEGLEVLRHSASHIMAQAVRRIFPDAKLAIGPAIENGFYYDFDLPEPLKLEDLARIEAEMAKIVAADLPFERYELSKGEALERFRAAGEKYKAELVEGLEDGTISFYRQGDFDDLCRGPHLPSTGRLKAYKLMSIAGAYWRGDSSREMLQRIYGVAFATKAGLEEYLKFLEEAARRDHRKLGKELDLFSIDDQIGGGLVLWHPKGARVRQEIEQFWKEEHYKNGYELVYTPHVGRSTLWETSGHLGFYSENMYAPMDIEGQQYYAKPMNCPFHIAIYKSRGRSYRELPFRWAELGTVYRYEKSGVLHGLMRVRGFTQDDAHIFCRPDQMPEEIERTLNFCLKLIRSFGFNDFKLYLATKPADSVGEPERWEAATAALQAAIDKVGLPSEIDEGGGAFYGPKIDLKIKDALGREWQCSTIQFDFNMSERFGLTYKGSDGADHRPYMIHRALLGSIERFFGVLLEHYEGAFPTWLAPVQAMVLPVTPDYLEYARTVMEDLRKVGIRAELDSRNEKIGYRIREVRLQKIPYWLVVGEREAREGVVAVSSRKEGDLGSQKVDWLKERLQKEIAAHS from the coding sequence GTGAAAGTGATCTTTCCCGACCAAAGCAGTCGCGAATATCCGGACGGCACGACGCCACGGGCGATTGCCGAGTCGATCAGCGGCCGCCTGGCCAAAGAGGTGATTGCCGCCCAGGTGGATGATACATTGGTCGATTTGAGTCAACCGCTGGATGGCGAGGTCCATCTCAAACTGATCAAGCCGGAGGATCCGGAAGGTTTGGAGGTATTGCGCCATTCGGCCTCGCATATCATGGCCCAGGCCGTGCGGCGGATTTTCCCCGATGCTAAATTGGCCATCGGCCCGGCCATTGAAAACGGATTTTACTATGACTTTGACTTGCCGGAGCCTCTAAAACTGGAGGACCTAGCGCGGATCGAAGCCGAGATGGCCAAGATCGTGGCCGCCGACCTGCCGTTCGAACGGTATGAGTTGAGCAAGGGGGAGGCCCTGGAGCGTTTCCGGGCCGCCGGCGAGAAGTACAAGGCGGAATTGGTGGAAGGTTTGGAAGACGGTACGATCAGCTTCTACCGCCAGGGGGATTTCGATGATCTTTGCCGCGGACCGCACTTGCCCAGTACCGGCCGGTTGAAAGCTTACAAATTGATGTCGATCGCCGGAGCGTACTGGCGAGGCGACTCATCCCGCGAGATGCTGCAGCGGATCTACGGCGTGGCCTTCGCCACCAAGGCTGGCCTGGAGGAGTATTTAAAATTCCTGGAGGAAGCGGCCCGGCGCGACCACCGCAAACTCGGCAAGGAATTGGACCTCTTCTCCATCGATGACCAGATCGGTGGCGGATTGGTGCTGTGGCATCCGAAGGGCGCCCGGGTCCGTCAGGAGATCGAGCAATTCTGGAAGGAAGAGCATTATAAGAACGGCTATGAGCTGGTCTACACTCCCCATGTCGGGCGGAGCACCCTCTGGGAGACCAGTGGCCATCTGGGATTTTATAGTGAGAACATGTATGCGCCGATGGATATTGAAGGCCAGCAGTATTACGCCAAGCCGATGAATTGCCCCTTCCATATCGCTATCTATAAGAGCCGGGGCCGTTCCTACCGGGAGCTCCCCTTCCGCTGGGCCGAGCTGGGAACGGTTTACCGTTATGAAAAAAGCGGCGTATTGCACGGTCTGATGCGGGTGCGTGGTTTCACTCAAGACGATGCGCACATTTTTTGCCGGCCGGATCAGATGCCGGAGGAGATCGAGCGGACCCTCAATTTCTGTCTGAAGCTCATTCGCTCTTTTGGTTTTAATGACTTCAAGCTATACCTGGCCACCAAACCGGCGGACTCGGTGGGGGAACCGGAACGTTGGGAAGCGGCTACGGCGGCGCTACAGGCGGCCATCGACAAGGTCGGCTTGCCGAGCGAGATCGACGAGGGCGGCGGCGCGTTCTATGGACCCAAAATTGACCTGAAAATCAAAGATGCTCTGGGACGCGAATGGCAGTGCTCGACGATTCAATTTGATTTCAATATGTCCGAACGGTTCGGTCTGACCTATAAAGGAAGCGACGGCGCCGATCACCGGCCCTATATGATTCACCGGGCGCTATTGGGTTCGATTGAACGCTTCTTCGGAGTCCTTTTGGAGCATTACGAAGGCGCTTTTCCGACCTGGCTGGCTCCGGTCCAGGCGATGGTGCTGCCGGTTACCCCTGATTATCTGGAGTATGCTCGGACGGTGATGGAAGATCTACGTAAAGTCGGGATCAGAGCCGAGCTGGATTCCAGAAATGAAAAGATCGGCTATCGTATCCGCGAAGTCCGGTTGCAGAAGATCCCTTACTGGTTGGTGGTTGGGGAACGTGAGGCCAGGGAAGGCGTGGTGGCGGTCAGTTCCCGGAAAGAGGGGGATCTGGGCAGTCAGAAGGTGGATTGGCTGAAGGAGCGCTTGCAGAAAGAGATTGCCGCGCATTCGTAA